CATTATGGTTAACAAATTTGGTGTTAACGAATACTGGGCAGGACTTCTTCCAGGACTGCTTCCCTTTGGAACGATCTTCTTCACTCCTTTATTTGGTGGAATTTATGATAAAAAAGGAAAAGGTGCTTCAATTATGATTATTGGAGCGTTTATCATTGTATGTGTACATGCACTATTTTCGATTCCTTTTTTAAATCATTGGATTATTGCGGTTATCCTTATGATATTATTAGGAATAGGATTTTCACTTGTACCTTCAGCTATGTGGCCTTCAGTACCCAAAATTATTCCTGAAAGACAATTAGGAACAGCTTACTCTCTTATTTTCTGGGTTCAAAACTGGGGGTTAATGGGAGTTCCTGCATTAATTGGATGGGTTGTTAATACATATTGCATTACAGGTACAAAATTAGTTGAGGGTGTTTCCGAAAATACATACGATTATACAATACCCATGCTTATTTTTACAGGATTTGGTGTACTATCAATATTATTTGGATTCCTCCTAAAAATGGAAGACAAAAAGAAACAATATGGATTACAGCTTCCGAATATTAAAAAATAAAATATTCTTAATTAATAATATTTATCAAAGGCATCAGCAATGATGCCTTTTTTGTTTATAAAGTAAAGCCTACTGCAACGAAAACCCTTTCTGCGTATGGATTTACCATTATCGAAAAACATACAGGAATTGAAAAATGATCTGTAATTTTAATGTCATGGTAAACTTTTAAACCGGTATTTACAATCCCGTATCCATTTGCGTAAAGTCCTTTAGCTGGCGTAGCGCCAAGAATGATATCAAAGTATTTTAATGGATAAGTTGCTTCAACATAAGTTGAATAATAATTATTTCCTGATGTGTCAACATCATTTCCATAGAAAAATGTGGAAGCGGAAATACTTAAAGGAAATTTTTCTGTACCCGAATATGTAATATTGCCTTCATATGAATGATCTGTATTTTTTTTCGAATATTCAAAATAGGATTCATTGGGAGTATCAGTAAAAACAAAGTAATCAGATACCGTAAATGAAAATAATCCTTTATTGTAAGTAGCATTGATATCAAGCTCGCTGTAATCGCCATTAATACTTTGCGAGCCCCAGCAGCCTAATTTAAAATTTCCTTTGGTAAATATAAGTTGAGGTTGAATGTTAGGCAAATTGCTTATTTGAATTCCTCTCCATACAAAAGACGAAACTATATCTGTAGTAAATTCAAAAGGAGATATTTTTTTATGTAAGCTGTCTTGGGCAAATATTATATTGAAACCCAATAAAATCAATATAAACGTCAGTAGAAAATTTTTAATCATAATTACAGTATTGGCCAAATATTTCAACAAAAATAAAAAGAAATGTGCTATTTCCCATTTTCATTGTAATTTTGAAAAAATGAAAAGTATATGCAAATATTAATTGTTTCGGCAACATACAACGAAGTTAAACCGTTAATCGAAAAGTTTATTTTAGTTGAAAAAAAGAACGATTATTTTTCATCATATACTTTTAATAAAATAAATATTGATGTTCTTGCTACAGGAGTGGGGATTACAAGCACAGCATTTCATCTTGGTAAAATACTTTCTTTAACTAAATATGATTATGTTTTTAATTTCGGGATTGCCGGAGCTTTTAATAAATCAATAAAAATTGGTGATGTTGTAAATGTTGCATCGGATATTATTTCTGAACTTGGCGCTGAAAATGGGAAATCATTTTTAAGATTTGATGAATTAAAAATAGGGGAAAGCACTATGCAAAAAACAGCATATAAAGTTGAGAATAAAAATATAATAAATAATCCTGTGATTTCTGTGTTGCCCGTTGTTAAAGGAATTACAGTAAACACCGTTCATGGAAATTCAGCATCGATTTCTGAAATTGAAAAACTTTTTTCGCCTGATGTAGAAAGTATGGAAGGTGCTGCATTTTTATTTGCATGTAATTTTGAAAACCTTAAATGCGCGCAAATCCGCGCCATTTCTAATCATGTAGAAGTAAGAAATATTCATAACTGGAATATAGAATTAGCTATAAAAAATTTAAACGATACTGCTTTGAAAATCATAAATACAATTTGCTAAAATGAATTTTCTCAAATCTAAAATCGTATCTACCGGCGGTGGACATGAACCTGAAATCAGTATAGGTTTTTCGCCATGTCCGAACGATACTTTTATTTTCGATGCATTGGTTAACGGGAAAATTGATACCGAAGGGCTGCAATTTAATTATGTTTTAAACGATGTTGAGGAGCTTAACCGCAAAGCATTAATTGCTGAACTTGATGTTACAAAAATAAGTTTCTTTGCTTATTCCGAAATTTATAAAAATTATCAACTATTGGATTCGGGCAGTGCGCTTGGTTTTAGCTGTGGCCCATTATTAGTTGCTCGTGAAAAATTTTTGATTGATGATATCAATAAAAAGAAAATTGCAATTCCCGGAATTCACACTACAGCAAACTTTTTGATGACTTTTTCTTTTCCCGATGCAAAGGATAAAACAGAAATTTTATTTTCAGAAATTGAAGATGTCGTGATGAATGGCACATTTGACGCGGGAGTCATTATTCATGAAAATCGTTTTACATATCAGCAAAAAGGTTTACATAAAATTGTTGACCTAGGCGAGTTGTGGGAGCAAAAAACAAAAATGCCTATTCCGCTAGGAGGCATAGCAGTAAAGCGTTCTTTGGATGATGAGTTCAAAAAGAAAATTGAAAAATTAATTCGTAAAAGCGTTGAGTTTGCTTTTCAGAATCCTGCATCATCAAATGATTTTGTTTGTAGAAACGCACAAGCAATGGATGTTGAGGTGATGAAAAAACATATTGAACTTTATGTAAATGAATTTTCGGTAAGTCTTGGGAATAAAGGAAAAGAAGCAATTAAATTTTTATTTAATAAAGCAAAGGAATTGAAAA
This DNA window, taken from Bacteroidales bacterium, encodes the following:
- the mqnB gene encoding futalosine hydrolase, whose amino-acid sequence is MQILIVSATYNEVKPLIEKFILVEKKNDYFSSYTFNKINIDVLATGVGITSTAFHLGKILSLTKYDYVFNFGIAGAFNKSIKIGDVVNVASDIISELGAENGKSFLRFDELKIGESTMQKTAYKVENKNIINNPVISVLPVVKGITVNTVHGNSASISEIEKLFSPDVESMEGAAFLFACNFENLKCAQIRAISNHVEVRNIHNWNIELAIKNLNDTALKIINTIC
- a CDS encoding 1,4-dihydroxy-6-naphthoate synthase, with amino-acid sequence MNFLKSKIVSTGGGHEPEISIGFSPCPNDTFIFDALVNGKIDTEGLQFNYVLNDVEELNRKALIAELDVTKISFFAYSEIYKNYQLLDSGSALGFSCGPLLVAREKFLIDDINKKKIAIPGIHTTANFLMTFSFPDAKDKTEILFSEIEDVVMNGTFDAGVIIHENRFTYQQKGLHKIVDLGELWEQKTKMPIPLGGIAVKRSLDDEFKKKIEKLIRKSVEFAFQNPASSNDFVCRNAQAMDVEVMKKHIELYVNEFSVSLGNKGKEAIKFLFNKAKELKIILKEPGDIFI